One part of the Arabidopsis thaliana chromosome 1 sequence genome encodes these proteins:
- a CDS encoding Regulator of chromosome condensation (RCC1) family with FYVE zinc finger domain-containing protein: MDEKYLIWYSGEEERQLRLSSVITIVRGQITPNFQKQAQSDRKEQSFSLIYANGEHTLDLICKDKAQADSWFKGLRAVITKHHNIRNSVNHRSSRGAQSCINSPAGFMRRKQNLGLLEETPDVTQIRSLCGSPSTLLEERCLSNGLSCSSDSFAESDALGPVSSYYETDYDFRNSDCDRSTGSELCRFSSQRFAASPPLSIITQPVTRSNVLKDIMIWGAITGLIDGSKNQNDALSPKLLESATMFDVQSISLGAKHAALVTRQGEVFCWGNGNSGKLGLKVNIDIDHPKRVESLEDVAVRSVACSDHQTCAVTESGELYLWGIDGGTIEQSGSQFLTRKISDVLGGSLTVLSVACGAWHTAIVTSSGQLFTYGSGTFGVLGHGSLESVTKPKEVESLRRMKVISVSCGPWHTAAIVETANDRKFYNAKSCGKLFTWGDGDKGRLGHADSKRKLVPTCVTELIDHDFIKVSCGWTLTVALSISGTVYTMGSSIHGQLGCPRAKDKSVNVVLGNLTRQFVKDIASGSHHVAVLTSFGNVYTWGKGMNGQLGLGDVRDRNSPVLVEPLGDRLVESIACGLNLTAAICLHKEISLNDQTACSSCKSAFGFTRRKHNCYNCGLLFCNACSSKKAVNASLAPNKSKLSRVCDSCFDHLWSITEFSRNVKMDNHTPRMQMVTRRVSEDLTEKQSENEMQNLPQANRSSDGQPRWGQVSGPSLFRFDKISTSSSLNLSVSARRTSSTKISTSSESNKILTEEIERLKAVIKNLQRQCELGNEKMEECQQELDKTWEVAKEEAEKSKAAKEIIKALASKLQANKEKPSNPLKTGIACNPSQVSPIFDDSMSIPYLTPITTARSQHETKQHVEKCVTKSSNRDSNIKLLVDASPAITRTGYLQNETQDSSAEQVEQYEPGVYITFTALPCGQKTLKRVRFSRKRFSEKEAQRWWEEKQVLVYNKYDAEI, from the exons ATG GATGAGAAGTACTTGATTTGGTACTCAGGAGAAGAGGAGAGACAATTGAGATTGAGTTCTGTTATAACGATTGTTCGCGGACAAATCACA CCAAACTTTCAGAAACAAGCACAATCTGATCGAAAGGAACAGTCTTTTTCACTCATTTATGCAAATGGAGAACACACTCTTGATCTC ATATGTAAGGATAAAGCACAAGCAGACTCATGGTTTAAAGGTCTTAGAGCTGTGATAACAAAGCATCATAACATTAGAAACTCTGTGAATCATCGGAGTAGTAGGGGAGCTCAAAGTTGCATCAATAGTCCTGCGGGTTTTATGCGAAGGAAACAGAATCTTGGACTTCTTGAAGAGACTCCTGACGTCACTCAG ATACGTAGCTTATGTGGAAGTCCATCGACGTTACTTGAAGAGCGGTGTTTGTCGAACGGGTTGTCATGTTCTTCAGATAGTTTTGCTGAATCTGATGCCTTGGGTCCAGTTTCTTCTTACTATGAAACAGATTATGATTTCAGGAACTCGGATTGTGATCGTAGTACAGGTTCAGAACTTTGCAGGTTTTCATCACAAAGATTTGctgcttctcctcctctttctaTCATAACACAGCCGGTTACAAGATCCAATGTCCTTAAGGACATTATGATATGGGGAGCTATAACGGGTCTTATCGATGGATCGAAGAATCAGAACGATGCGTTGTCTCCTAAGCTTTTGGAATCTGCTACGATGTTTGATGTACAGAGTATATCTCTAGGTGCAAAACATGCTGCGTTGGTTACAAGACAAGGTGAAGTGTTTTGTTGGGGGAATGGAAATAGTGGGAAGCTTGGACTTAAAGTTAACATCGATATCGACCATCCGAAACGCGTTGAGTCTCTTGAGGATGTTGCAGTTCGATCAGTGGCTTGTAGTGATCATCAAACGTGTGCTGTTACGGAATCTGGTGAGCTGTATTTATGGGGAATTGATGGTGGAACCATTGAACAGTCAGGAAGCCAGTTCTTGACTCGGAAGATATCCGATGTTCTTGGCGGATCTTTGACTGTTTTAAGTGTTGCTTGTGGCGCGTGGCACACGGCAATTGTGACTAGTTCTGGTCAGCTTTTCACTTATGGTAGTGGAACTTTTGGAGTTCTTGGACATGGGAGTCTTGAGAGTGTTACAAAGCCGAAAGAAGTTGAGTCTTTGAGACGCATGAAGGTCATATCTGTCTCTTGTGGACCGTGGCACACGGCTGCTATAGTGGAAACCGCGAACGACCGGAAATTCTACAACGCCAAGAGTTGTGGAAAGCTGTTTACTTGGGGAGATGGCGATAAAGGACGGTTAGGACATGCTGATAGCAAGAGAAAGCTTGTGCCAACTTGTGTTACTGAACTCATTGATCATGATTTCATAAAAGTCTCTTGTGGATGGACTTTAACTGTTGCTTTAAGCATTTCAGGAACGGTTTATACAATGGGAAGCTCGATCCACGGACAGTTAGGATGTCCGCGGGCAAAGGATAAGTCGGTAAATGTTGTTTTAGGCAATCTAACACGACAATTTGTCAAGGATATTGCTTCAGGTTCACATCATGTAGCTGTTCTAACTTCATTTGGAAATGTTTATACTTGGGGAAAAGGCATGAATGGACAACTTGGTTTAGGTGACGTTAGAGATAGAAACTCTCCTGTTCTTGTTGAGCCTTTAGGTGATAGGTTGGTAGAAAGTATAGCTTGCGGGTTGAATTTGACGGCTGCGATCTGTTTACACAAAGAGATCTCTTTGAATGATCAAACCGCTTGTAGTTCTTGCAAATCAGCTTTTGGATTCACAAGGAGAAAGCATAACTGTTACAACTGTGGTCTATTGTTTTGCAATGCATGTAGTAGCAAGAAAGCGGTAAATGCTTCGTTAGCACCGAATAAAAGCAAGCTTTCTCGGGTTTGCGATTCTTGCTTTGATCATCTATGGAGTATAACAGAGTTTTCAAGAAATGTTAAGATGGATAATCACACTCCGAGGATGCAGATGGTTACACGAAGAGTATCTGAGGATTTGACAGAAAAACAATCAGAGAATGAGATGCAGAATCTTCCACAAGCTAATCGATCTTCGGATGGACAGCCTCGATGGGGACAAGTCTCTGGTCCTTCTCTGTTTCGTTTCGATAAGATTTCGACAAGttcttctttgaatctttcaGTCTCAGCAAGGCGAACATCTTCAACGAAGATTTCAACCTCGTCTGAGTCGAATAAGATCTTAACCGAAGAAATCGAAAGGCTAAAAGCCGTG ATAAAAAATCTCCAGAGGCAGTGTGAACTTGGCAATGAGAAGATGGAAGAATGTCAACAAGAGCTCGACAAGACATGGGAAGTtgctaaagaagaagcagagaaatcGAAAGCTGCTAAAGAGATAATAAAAGCCTTGGCATCGAAG CTCCAAGCGAATAAAGAGAAACCGAGTAATCCTCTGAAGACCGGCATTGCATGCAATCCTTCTCAAGTCTCACCAATCTTTGATGACTCAATGTCCATTCCATACCTCACACCAATCACCACAGCTCGTTCACAACACGAAACCAAACAACATGTAGAGAAATGTGTCACGAAATCCTCGAACCGTGACAGCAACATTAAGCTATTAGTAGATGCATCGCCAGCCATCACAAGAACAGGGTATCTCCAAAACGAAACACAAGACTCGTCAGCAGAACAAGTTGAGCAATACGAGCCCGGTGTATATATAACTTTCACGGCCTTGCCTTGCGGTCAGAAGACGCTTAAACGCGTACGGTTTAg TCGGAAGAGGTTTTCAGAGAAGGAAGCACAAAGATGGTGGGAAGAGAAGCAGGTTTTGGTCTATAACAAGTATGATGCTGAAATATGA
- a CDS encoding Regulator of chromosome condensation (RCC1) family with FYVE zinc finger domain-containing protein (Regulator of chromosome condensation (RCC1) family with FYVE zinc finger domain; FUNCTIONS IN: zinc ion binding; LOCATED IN: plasma membrane, vacuole; EXPRESSED IN: 11 plant structures; EXPRESSED DURING: 6 growth stages; CONTAINS InterPro DOMAIN/s: Regulator of chromosome condensation, RCC1 (InterPro:IPR000408), Disease resistance/zinc finger/chromosome condensation-like region (InterPro:IPR013591), Pleckstrin homology (InterPro:IPR001849), Zinc finger, FYVE-type (InterPro:IPR000306), Regulator of chromosome condensation/beta-lactamase-inhibitor protein II (InterPro:IPR009091), Zinc finger, FYVE-related (InterPro:IPR017455), Pleckstrin homology-type (InterPro:IPR011993), Zinc finger, FYVE/PHD-type (InterPro:IPR011011); BEST Arabidopsis thaliana protein match is: Regulator of chromosome condensation (RCC1) family with FYVE zinc finger domain (TAIR:AT5G42140.1); Has 20784 Blast hits to 8293 proteins in 486 species: Archae - 65; Bacteria - 2335; Metazoa - 8187; Fungi - 1149; Plants - 2727; Viruses - 3; Other Eukaryotes - 6318 (source: NCBI BLink).): MGEQQISVTVPRDRTDEQAILALKKGAQLLKCRRRGNPKFCPFKLSMDEKYLIWYSGEEERQLRLSSVITIVRGQITPNFQKQAQSDRKEQSFSLIYANGEHTLDLICKDKAQADSWFKGLRAVITKHHNIRNSVNHRSSRGAQSCINSPAGFMRRKQNLGLLEETPDVTQIRSLCGSPSTLLEERCLSNGLSCSSDSFAESDALGPVSSYYETDYDFRNSDCDRSTGSELCRFSSQRFAASPPLSIITQPVTRSNVLKDIMIWGAITGLIDGSKNQNDALSPKLLESATMFDVQSISLGAKHAALVTRQGEVFCWGNGNSGKLGLKVNIDIDHPKRVESLEDVAVRSVACSDHQTCAVTESGELYLWGIDGGTIEQSGSQFLTRKISDVLGGSLTVLSVACGAWHTAIVTSSGQLFTYGSGTFGVLGHGSLESVTKPKEVESLRRMKVISVSCGPWHTAAIVETANDRKFYNAKSCGKLFTWGDGDKGRLGHADSKRKLVPTCVTELIDHDFIKVSCGWTLTVALSISGTVYTMGSSIHGQLGCPRAKDKSVNVVLGNLTRQFVKDIASGSHHVAVLTSFGNVYTWGKGMNGQLGLGDVRDRNSPVLVEPLGDRLVESIACGLNLTAAICLHKEISLNDQTACSSCKSAFGFTRRKHNCYNCGLLFCNACSSKKAVNASLAPNKSKLSRVCDSCFDHLWSITEFSRNVKMDNHTPRMQMVTRRVSEDLTEKQSENEMQNLPQANRSSDGQPRWGQVSGPSLFRFDKISTSSSLNLSVSARRTSSTKISTSSESNKILTEEIERLKAVIKNLQRQCELGNEKMEECQQELDKTWEVAKEEAEKSKAAKEIIKALASKLQANKEKPSNPLKTGIACNPSQVSPIFDDSMSIPYLTPITTARSQHETKQHVEKCVTKSSNRDSNIKLLVDASPAITRTGYLQNETQDSSAEQVEQYEPGVYITFTALPCGQKTLKRVRFSRKRFSEKEAQRWWEEKQVLVYNKYDAEI; encoded by the exons ATGGGCGAACAACAAATCTCAGTTACAGTGCCTCGTGATAGAACTGATGAACAG GCAATCTTGGCTTTGAAGAAAGGTGCACAGCTTTTGAAATgtcgaagaagaggaaaccCAAAGTTTTGTCCTTTTAAACTCTCAATG GATGAGAAGTACTTGATTTGGTACTCAGGAGAAGAGGAGAGACAATTGAGATTGAGTTCTGTTATAACGATTGTTCGCGGACAAATCACA CCAAACTTTCAGAAACAAGCACAATCTGATCGAAAGGAACAGTCTTTTTCACTCATTTATGCAAATGGAGAACACACTCTTGATCTC ATATGTAAGGATAAAGCACAAGCAGACTCATGGTTTAAAGGTCTTAGAGCTGTGATAACAAAGCATCATAACATTAGAAACTCTGTGAATCATCGGAGTAGTAGGGGAGCTCAAAGTTGCATCAATAGTCCTGCGGGTTTTATGCGAAGGAAACAGAATCTTGGACTTCTTGAAGAGACTCCTGACGTCACTCAG ATACGTAGCTTATGTGGAAGTCCATCGACGTTACTTGAAGAGCGGTGTTTGTCGAACGGGTTGTCATGTTCTTCAGATAGTTTTGCTGAATCTGATGCCTTGGGTCCAGTTTCTTCTTACTATGAAACAGATTATGATTTCAGGAACTCGGATTGTGATCGTAGTACAGGTTCAGAACTTTGCAGGTTTTCATCACAAAGATTTGctgcttctcctcctctttctaTCATAACACAGCCGGTTACAAGATCCAATGTCCTTAAGGACATTATGATATGGGGAGCTATAACGGGTCTTATCGATGGATCGAAGAATCAGAACGATGCGTTGTCTCCTAAGCTTTTGGAATCTGCTACGATGTTTGATGTACAGAGTATATCTCTAGGTGCAAAACATGCTGCGTTGGTTACAAGACAAGGTGAAGTGTTTTGTTGGGGGAATGGAAATAGTGGGAAGCTTGGACTTAAAGTTAACATCGATATCGACCATCCGAAACGCGTTGAGTCTCTTGAGGATGTTGCAGTTCGATCAGTGGCTTGTAGTGATCATCAAACGTGTGCTGTTACGGAATCTGGTGAGCTGTATTTATGGGGAATTGATGGTGGAACCATTGAACAGTCAGGAAGCCAGTTCTTGACTCGGAAGATATCCGATGTTCTTGGCGGATCTTTGACTGTTTTAAGTGTTGCTTGTGGCGCGTGGCACACGGCAATTGTGACTAGTTCTGGTCAGCTTTTCACTTATGGTAGTGGAACTTTTGGAGTTCTTGGACATGGGAGTCTTGAGAGTGTTACAAAGCCGAAAGAAGTTGAGTCTTTGAGACGCATGAAGGTCATATCTGTCTCTTGTGGACCGTGGCACACGGCTGCTATAGTGGAAACCGCGAACGACCGGAAATTCTACAACGCCAAGAGTTGTGGAAAGCTGTTTACTTGGGGAGATGGCGATAAAGGACGGTTAGGACATGCTGATAGCAAGAGAAAGCTTGTGCCAACTTGTGTTACTGAACTCATTGATCATGATTTCATAAAAGTCTCTTGTGGATGGACTTTAACTGTTGCTTTAAGCATTTCAGGAACGGTTTATACAATGGGAAGCTCGATCCACGGACAGTTAGGATGTCCGCGGGCAAAGGATAAGTCGGTAAATGTTGTTTTAGGCAATCTAACACGACAATTTGTCAAGGATATTGCTTCAGGTTCACATCATGTAGCTGTTCTAACTTCATTTGGAAATGTTTATACTTGGGGAAAAGGCATGAATGGACAACTTGGTTTAGGTGACGTTAGAGATAGAAACTCTCCTGTTCTTGTTGAGCCTTTAGGTGATAGGTTGGTAGAAAGTATAGCTTGCGGGTTGAATTTGACGGCTGCGATCTGTTTACACAAAGAGATCTCTTTGAATGATCAAACCGCTTGTAGTTCTTGCAAATCAGCTTTTGGATTCACAAGGAGAAAGCATAACTGTTACAACTGTGGTCTATTGTTTTGCAATGCATGTAGTAGCAAGAAAGCGGTAAATGCTTCGTTAGCACCGAATAAAAGCAAGCTTTCTCGGGTTTGCGATTCTTGCTTTGATCATCTATGGAGTATAACAGAGTTTTCAAGAAATGTTAAGATGGATAATCACACTCCGAGGATGCAGATGGTTACACGAAGAGTATCTGAGGATTTGACAGAAAAACAATCAGAGAATGAGATGCAGAATCTTCCACAAGCTAATCGATCTTCGGATGGACAGCCTCGATGGGGACAAGTCTCTGGTCCTTCTCTGTTTCGTTTCGATAAGATTTCGACAAGttcttctttgaatctttcaGTCTCAGCAAGGCGAACATCTTCAACGAAGATTTCAACCTCGTCTGAGTCGAATAAGATCTTAACCGAAGAAATCGAAAGGCTAAAAGCCGTG ATAAAAAATCTCCAGAGGCAGTGTGAACTTGGCAATGAGAAGATGGAAGAATGTCAACAAGAGCTCGACAAGACATGGGAAGTtgctaaagaagaagcagagaaatcGAAAGCTGCTAAAGAGATAATAAAAGCCTTGGCATCGAAG CTCCAAGCGAATAAAGAGAAACCGAGTAATCCTCTGAAGACCGGCATTGCATGCAATCCTTCTCAAGTCTCACCAATCTTTGATGACTCAATGTCCATTCCATACCTCACACCAATCACCACAGCTCGTTCACAACACGAAACCAAACAACATGTAGAGAAATGTGTCACGAAATCCTCGAACCGTGACAGCAACATTAAGCTATTAGTAGATGCATCGCCAGCCATCACAAGAACAGGGTATCTCCAAAACGAAACACAAGACTCGTCAGCAGAACAAGTTGAGCAATACGAGCCCGGTGTATATATAACTTTCACGGCCTTGCCTTGCGGTCAGAAGACGCTTAAACGCGTACGGTTTAg TCGGAAGAGGTTTTCAGAGAAGGAAGCACAAAGATGGTGGGAAGAGAAGCAGGTTTTGGTCTATAACAAGTATGATGCTGAAATATGA
- the cICDH gene encoding cytosolic NADP+-dependent isocitrate dehydrogenase (cytosolic NADP+-dependent isocitrate dehydrogenase (cICDH); FUNCTIONS IN: isocitrate dehydrogenase (NADP+) activity, copper ion binding; INVOLVED IN: in 7 processes; LOCATED IN: cytosol, apoplast, plasma membrane; EXPRESSED IN: 27 plant structures; EXPRESSED DURING: 17 growth stages; CONTAINS InterPro DOMAIN/s: Isocitrate/isopropylmalate dehydrogenase (InterPro:IPR001804), Isocitrate dehydrogenase NADP-dependent, eukaryotic (InterPro:IPR004790), Isocitrate/isopropylmalate dehydrogenase, conserved site (InterPro:IPR019818); BEST Arabidopsis thaliana protein match is: isocitrate dehydrogenase (TAIR:AT1G54340.1); Has 5437 Blast hits to 5413 proteins in 1130 species: Archae - 48; Bacteria - 1243; Metazoa - 817; Fungi - 231; Plants - 475; Viruses - 0; Other Eukaryotes - 2623 (source: NCBI BLink).) — MAFEKIKVANPIVEMDGDEMTRVIWKSIKDKLITPFVELDIKYFDLGLPHRDATDDKVTIESAEATKKYNVAIKCATITPDEGRVTEFGLKQMWRSPNGTIRNILNGTVFREPIICKNVPKLVPGWTKPICIGRHAFGDQYRATDAVIKGPGKLTMTFEGKDGKTETEVFTFTGEGGVAMAMYNTDESIRAFADASMNTAYEKKWPLYLSTKNTILKKYDGRFKDIFQEVYEASWKSKYDAAGIWYEHRLIDDMVAYALKSEGGYVWACKNYDGDVQSDFLAQGFGSLGLMTSVLVCPDGKTIEAEAAHGTVTRHFRVHQKGGETSTNSIASIFAWTRGLAHRAKLDDNAKLLDFTEKLEAACVGTVESGKMTKDLALIIHGSKLSRDTYLNTEEFIDAVAAELKERLNA; from the exons atggCGTTTGAGAAGATCAAGGTGGCAAATCCCATCGTCGAGATGGATG GTGATGAAATGACCAGGGTTATTTGGAAGTCTATCAAGGATAAG CTTATTACTCCTTTTGTGGAGTTGGATATCAAGTACTTCGACCTTGGTCTTCCTCACCGTGATGCTACGGATGACAAAGTTACTATTGAAAGTGCTGAAGCTACTAAGAA gtaCAATGTGGCGATCAAGTGTGCCACCATCACTCCAG ATGAAGGCCGTGTCACGGAATTTGGCTTGAAGCAGATGTGGAGAAGTCCAAATGGGACCATCAGGAATATCCTGAATG GAACTGTATTTAGAGAGCCAATTATCTGCAAAAATGTTCCCAAGCTTGTCCCAG GCTGGACAAAGCCCATCTGCATTGGAAGGCATGCTTTTGGTGATCAGTACCGTGCCACTGATGCTGTAATCAAGGGACCAGGAAAACTGACTATGACCTTTG AGGGAAAAGATGGGAAAACTGAAACCGAAGTCTTTACATTTACTGGTGAAGGTGGTGTTGCTATGGCAATGTACAACACTGATGAG TCCATCCGTGCTTTTGCTGATGCATCGATGAACACTGCTTATGAGAAAAAGTGGCCACTTTACCTTAGCACAAAGAATACCATTCTTAAGAAATACGATGGCAG ATTCAAAGACATCTTCCAAGAAGTCTATGAAGCCAGCTGGAAGTCGAAGTATGATGCTGCTGGAATCTG GTATGAACACCGTCTCATTGATGATATGGTGGCCTACGCTCTTAAGAGTGAGGGAGGCTATGTTTGGGCATGCAAAAACTATGATGGTGATGTCCAAAGTGATTTCTTGGCACAAG GATTCGGGTCACTTGGATTGATGACATCTGTTCTG GTCTGCCCAGATGGAAAGACGATTGAAGCTGAAGCGGCCCATGGAACTGTCACCCGTCACTTCAGGGTTCATCAGAAAGGTGGTGAGACCAGCACAAACAGCATAGCCTCTATTTTTGCTTGGACTCGTGGACTTGCACACAg GGCTAAGTTAGATGACAACGCAAAACTCTTGGATTTCACTGAGAAGCTGGAAGCCGCTTGTGTTGGGACAGTGGAGTCAGGGAAAATGACCAAAGATCTTGCACTCATCATTCACGGCTCAAA GCTTTCGAGGGACACGTACCTGAACACAGAGGAGTTCATCGATGCAGTCGCTGCTGAGCTCAAAGAAAGACTCAATGCttaa
- the NAC028 gene encoding NAC domain containing protein 28 (NAC domain containing protein 28 (NAC028); FUNCTIONS IN: sequence-specific DNA binding transcription factor activity; INVOLVED IN: multicellular organismal development, regulation of transcription; LOCATED IN: cellular_component unknown; EXPRESSED IN: 19 plant structures; EXPRESSED DURING: 10 growth stages; CONTAINS InterPro DOMAIN/s: No apical meristem (NAM) protein (InterPro:IPR003441); BEST Arabidopsis thaliana protein match is: NAC domain containing protein 86 (TAIR:AT5G17260.1); Has 3059 Blast hits to 3053 proteins in 83 species: Archae - 0; Bacteria - 0; Metazoa - 2; Fungi - 2; Plants - 3044; Viruses - 0; Other Eukaryotes - 11 (source: NCBI BLink).) codes for MAPVSMPPGFRFHPTDEELVIYYLKRKINGRTIELEIIPEIDLYKCEPWDLPGKSLLPSKDLEWFFFSPRDRKYPNGSRTNRATKAGYWKATGKDRKVTSHSRMVGTKKTLVYYRGRAPHGSRTDWVMHEYRLEEQECDSKSGIQDAYALCRVFKKSALANKIEEQHHGTKKNKGTTNSEQSTSSTCLYSDGMYENLENSGYPVSPETGGLTQLGNNSSSDMETIENKWSQFMSHDTSFNFPPQSQYGTISYPPSKVDIALECARLQNRMLPPVPPLYVEGLTHNEYFGNNVANDTDEMLSKIIALAQASHEPRNSLDSWDGGSASGNFHGDFNYSGEKVSCLEANVEAVDMQEHHVNFKEERLVENLRWVGVSSKELEKSFVEEHSTVIPIEDIWRYHNDNQEQEHHDQDGMDVNNNNGDVDDAFTLEFSENEHNENLLDKNDHETTSSSCFEVVKKVEVSHGLFVTTRQVTNTFFQQIVPSQTVIVYINPTDGNECCHSMTSKEEVHVRKKINPRINGVSSTVLGQWRKFAHVIGFIPMLLLMRCVHRGNSNKNRGSEGYSRQPTRGDCNNRGTILMMENAVVRRKIWKKKKEKNMVDEQGFRFQDSFVLKKLGLSLAIILAVSTISLI; via the exons ATGGCTCCTGTTTCAATGCCTCCAGGTTTCCGGTTTCATCCAACAGACGAAGAGCTTGTCATATACTACCTCAAGCGAAAGATTAATGGTCGGACTATTGAGTTAGAGATAATACCCGAGATTGATCTTTACAAATGCGAACCTTGGGATTTACCTG GGAAGTCCTTGCTGCCAAGTAAAGACCTAGAATGGTTCTTTTTCAGTCCTCGAGACCGGAAATATCCAAACGGATCAAGAACAAACCGGGCGACCAAAGCAGGTTACTGGAAAGCCACCGGGAAAGATCGTAAAGTGACTTCACATTCACGGATGGTtggaacaaagaaaacattagTTTATTACCGAGGAAGAGCGCCTCATGGCTCTCGTACCGATTGGGTCATGCACGAGTACCGtcttgaagaacaagaatgTGACTCTAAATCCGGTATACAG GATGCCTATGCACTTTGTCGAGTATTTAAGAAGAGTGCTTTAGccaacaaaattgaagaacaACACCATGGtacgaagaagaacaaaggaaCGACTAATAGTGAACAATCTACTTCTAGTACTTGTTTGTATTCTGATGGAATGTATGAAAACCTCGAAAACTCGGGGTATCCAGTCTCACCTGAGACAGGAGGCTTAACTCAACTCGGTAATAATTCGTCGTCGGATATGGAAACGATAGAGAATAAATGGAGTCAGTTTATGTCGCATGACACGTCCTTCAACTTCCCACCTCAGTCTCAATATGGAACAATCTCATATCCTCCCTCGAAG GTTGATATAGCGTTAGAGTGTGCAAGACTACAAAATCGTATGTTGCCACCAGTACCACCACTTTACGTAGAAGGTCTCACACACAATGAATATTTTGGAAACAATGTAGCTAACGATACAGATGAAATGTTGAGCAAGATTATAGCATTGGCTCAAGCCTCACATGAGCCACGAAACAGTCTAGACTCATGGGACGGTGGTTCTGCTTCCGGGAACTTCCATGGAGACTTTAACTATTCCGGAGAAAAAGTCTCATGCCTAGAGGCGAACGTGGAGGCTGTAGATATGCAAGAACACCATGTGAATTTTAAGGAAGAAAGACTTGTTGAAAACTTGAGATGGGTAGGAGTATCAAGCAAGGAACTTGAAAAG AGCTTCGTTGAAGAACACTCAACGGTAATTCCTATAGAAGATATTTGGAGATATCATAATGataatcaagaacaagaacatcaTGATCAAG atggTATGGAcgttaacaacaacaatggagatgtGGATGATGCTTTCACACTCGAGTTTTCGGAAAACGAACATAACGAGAATCTTTTGGACAAGAACGATCATGAGACAACGAGTTCCTCATGTTTTGAGGTGGTAAAAAAAGTTGAGGTTAGCCATGGATTGTTTGTCACAACTCGTCAGGTAACCAACACATTCTTCCAACAGATAGTACCATCGCAAACCGttatagtttatataaatCCGACGGATGGCAATGAGTGTTGTCATAGTATGACATCAAAAGAGGAGGTTCATGTCCGTAAAAAGATAAATCCGCGAATCAACGGAGTAAGCTCAACAGTTCTTGGACAATGGAGAAAATTCGCGCATGTTATTGGCTTCATTCCTATGCTTCTATTGATGCGTTGTGTTCATCGAGGTAACTCTAACAAAAACAGAGGCAGTGAAGGTTACTCGAGGCAGCCTACGAGAGGAGATTGTAACAATCGGGGAACAATACTCATGATGGAAAATGCTGTCgtgagaagaaaaatttggaagaagaagaaagagaaaaatatggTTGACGAACAAGGTTTTCGGTTTCAAGATAGTTTCGTATTGAAGAAGTTGGGGCTTTCTCTTGCTATCATCTTAGCTGTTTCTACCATAAGTCTTATTTGA